From a single Rosa rugosa chromosome 7, drRosRugo1.1, whole genome shotgun sequence genomic region:
- the LOC133723482 gene encoding WRKY DNA-binding transcription factor 70-like encodes MECSSWPVESVCLSNRQRVLKEELVLGHQLANQLGRVVSNGDFRSAEGLVTKILSSFSNSLSILNGNHESEEEEEELNISPIRANNITIAPPPSILELSSWDAHNAVESAASMDLRGSFKRRKKMTSHAWSRDSPDFNDDGHAWRKYGQKQIQNAIHPRSYFRCSHKYDQGCTATKQVQKLDHYPQLFRTTYYGNHTCTKSFLKAPDFFLDTTNATPTEVSNSKFMIIYNSNNSLTKIKQEQPLFSSTKNELIKSNHTTGNKLSSSDYLVSSGTGMVGPSEPISGLPSQIELDRKGMIDLGQRWDAYYLMKKFCLMNFGDECKRTWLL; translated from the exons ATGGAGTGTAGTAGTTGGCCAGTTGAAAGCGTGTGTTTGTCGAATAGGCAGAGGGTACTGAAGGAAGAGCTGGTTCTAGGGCATCAACTTGCGAATCAACTTGGCAGGGTTGTTTCTAATGGGGATTTTAGATCGGCCGAAGGTCTTGTTACGAAGATTCTGAGCTCGTTCAGTAATAGCCTTTCCATCTTAAATGGAAATCATGAgtctgaggaggaggaggaggagcttaATATTTCTCCTATTCGAGCCAATAATATTACTATTGCTCCTCCTCCTTCTATTCTAGAATTGTCATCTTGGGATGCTCATAATGCTGTTGAGAGTGCTGCGTCCATGGATCTCAGAGGTTCTTTCAAGAGAAG AAAGAAGATGACTTCACACGCATGGTCCAGAGACAGTCCAGATTTCAATGACGACGGTCATGCATGGAGAAAGTACGGACAGAAACAGATCCAGAATGCTATCCACCCAAG GAGCTACTTTAGGTGCAGTCATAAGTACGATCAAGGCTGCACAGCAACCAAGCAGGTGCAAAAACTCGACCATTATCCACAGCTATTTCGGACTACATATTATGGAAATCACACATGCACTAAAAGCTTCCTCAAAGCTCCTGATTTTTTCTTGGATACTACAAATGCTACTCCTACAGAAGTGTCTAATTCCAAGTTTATGATCATATATAACTCAAACAACAGCCTCACAAAAATTAAACAAGAACAGCCTTTGTTCTCATCAACCAAGAACGAGCTCATCAAGTCTAACCATACGACTGGCAACAAGTTATCATCTAGTGATTATCTTGTGTCATCTGGTACGGGGATGGTCGGGCCCTCTGAACCCATCAGCGGGCTGCCATCACAGATTGAGCTTGATCGTAAAGGTATGATTGATCTTGGGCAGAGATGGGACGCTTATTATTTGATGAAGAAATTTTGCCTTATGAACTTTGGTGATGAATGCAAGCGTACTTGGCTTTTGTAA
- the LOC133721303 gene encoding uncharacterized protein LOC133721303, whose product MSLPSSSLYFAVTKFQQLGFPKSNHKPQSQQDPHFSTPNCLHPSNSTNSNSPSLRNARSLCLSRRPSQSPSEASGFPTQLGFKEESENLFDLESKPSDETQNGIGPSKEANATSLGSDFLEPKSSEGEVLEKEEGLKRVDGNVGLKKVRQLMKRSSILAKQVFSIESALSLGFVSQLWVNTTSWMVMFVEVRRNLLSGECERFLLEDVIQVGDVVLVEDESVIENEFKMVGLETLVGYEVVTPGRRTIGKVRGYSFNINSGAVESLELDSFGIAIIPSSLVSTYALFVEDVLEVVSDAVIVHEAAASRIYRLTKGFLDNQNAATSIDDIEEYSDFERPVESDKRSRRSSGNQKFRSRKSKTDDEWEPELPMDYF is encoded by the exons ATGAGTCTTCCCTCCAGCTCCCTCTACTTTGCTGTCACCAAATTTCAACAATTAGGGTTTCCCAAATCCAATCACAAACCACAAAGCCAACAAGATCCTCACTTTTCTACCCCAAATTGCTTGCACCCATCAAATTCCACTAATTCGAACTCCCCATCTCTTAGAAATGCGAGGTCTTTGTGCCTGAGCAGAAGGCCCAGTCAGAGCCCATCAGAGGCTTCTGGGTTTCCAACCCAATTAGGGTTTAAGGAGGAAAGCGAAAACCTTTTCGACCTGGAATCGAAACCAAGTGATGAAACGCAAAATGGGATTGGACCCAGTAAAGAAGCCAATGCTACTTCATTGggttcagattttctggaaccaAAGAGTAGTGAAGGCGAGGTTTTGGAGAAGGAGGAGGGATTGAAGCGCGTTGATGGCAATGTTGGGTTGAAGAAAGTGAGGCAGCTGATGAAGAGGTCGAGTATTCTGGCTAAGCAAGTGTTCAGTATTGAAAGTGCTCTCAGCTTGGGCTTTGTTTCACAGCTTTGGGTCAACACTACTTCT TGGATGGTAATGTTTGTAGAAGTGAGGAGAAACTTGCTTTCAGGGGAGTGTGAACGTTTTCTTCTGGAGGATGTTATCCAG GTTGGTGATGTTGTGCTTGTGGAGGATGAGAGTGTGATTGAGAATGAATTCAAAATGGTTGGATTGGAAACATTG GTAGGATACGAAGTTGTAACACCAGGTCGACGAACTATTGGAAAG GTGCGGGGATATAGTTTTAACATCAATTCAGGGGCTGTTGAATCACTTGAGCTTGATTCATTTGGCATTGCAATTATCCCGTCAAGTTTG GTGAGTACATATGCTTTGTTTGTCGAGGATGTGCTTGAAGTTGTATCTGATGCAGTCATTGTGCATGAAGCTGCAGCGTCTCGCATATACAGGCTAACCAAG GGTTTTTTGGACAACCAAAACGCTGCAACTTCCATAGATGACATTGAAGAGTACTCTGACTTTGAAAGACCTGTAGAATCTGATAAGCGCTCAAGAAGAAGTTCTGGTAACCAGAAGTTCCGTTCTCGGAAAAGCAAGACCGATGATGAGTGGGAGCCGGAGCTCCCAATGGATTACTTCTGA